A DNA window from Candidatus Acetothermia bacterium contains the following coding sequences:
- a CDS encoding ABC transporter permease: protein MRFALRHLRRNRRRTALTMLAVLGPVYFLVLMFGFANANLRDMFETATRFDTGHAQIRAVPTKATGSAIPLMRDPSAALAALAEVKGIEWWTVRLDLPAMAIVGERSRTIYVRGIVPEEVDPVSGLADRIVAGESLATSTGGVVVGEELALLLKLEVGDEIVLLGAHPEAALGAIRAPVVGVYRAPEAALGRTVIYADLSTARQLARSETAATAIVLRVAGVTGPGDQTALDRAVNDLRANLPAGYEVQDWLELVPMVATYMGILTPALLIVGAIFFALGGLVVLNTIYLSVLERTRELGLILALGAARRRVVRMILAEAGAIAVAGAVGGAVTGVGLILVVEAAGGIPLWGAAAQMMREIGMSPVLHLSANFVQVALSTASMTAVAVLAAWWPARRASRLQPMEAMRYVE, encoded by the coding sequence GTGAGGTTCGCCCTGCGGCACCTCCGGCGGAACCGGAGGCGGACCGCCCTCACGATGCTGGCGGTCCTCGGTCCGGTGTACTTCCTCGTCCTCATGTTCGGGTTCGCCAACGCCAACCTCCGGGACATGTTCGAGACAGCGACCCGGTTCGACACGGGGCACGCCCAGATCCGCGCCGTGCCGACGAAGGCGACCGGGTCAGCGATCCCGTTGATGCGCGATCCGTCCGCTGCGCTGGCGGCGCTTGCGGAGGTTAAGGGGATCGAGTGGTGGACGGTGCGGCTCGATCTGCCGGCGATGGCGATCGTCGGGGAGCGATCGCGGACGATCTACGTGCGAGGCATCGTGCCCGAGGAAGTCGATCCGGTCAGTGGGCTTGCCGATCGGATCGTCGCCGGGGAGTCCCTCGCGACCAGCACGGGCGGGGTCGTGGTTGGCGAGGAGCTCGCCCTGCTTCTGAAGCTGGAGGTTGGAGACGAGATCGTCCTTCTCGGCGCGCACCCGGAGGCGGCGCTGGGCGCGATCCGAGCGCCGGTGGTGGGGGTGTATAGGGCACCCGAGGCGGCGCTCGGGCGGACGGTGATCTACGCCGACCTCTCCACGGCACGGCAGTTGGCGCGAAGCGAGACCGCGGCGACGGCGATCGTGCTCCGCGTCGCTGGCGTGACCGGCCCGGGGGACCAGACCGCGCTCGATCGCGCGGTCAACGATCTACGGGCAAACCTCCCAGCAGGGTATGAGGTGCAGGATTGGCTGGAACTCGTCCCGATGGTGGCAACCTACATGGGGATCCTGACCCCGGCGCTGCTGATCGTCGGGGCGATCTTCTTTGCCCTCGGTGGACTCGTGGTGCTGAACACGATCTACCTATCCGTGCTCGAACGCACGCGCGAGCTTGGGCTCATCCTCGCGCTCGGCGCAGCGCGGCGCCGGGTGGTGCGGATGATCCTTGCCGAGGCAGGGGCGATCGCCGTCGCCGGCGCCGTGGGCGGCGCGGTCACCGGAGTCGGCCTGATCCTGGTGGTGGAGGCGGCGGGTGGGATCCCCCTGTGGGGCGCGGCGGCACAGATGATGCGAGAGATCGGGATGTCGCCGGTGCTTCATCTGAGCGCCAACTTTGTACAGGTTGCACTCTCCACGGCATCGATGACGGCGGTTGCCGTTCTCGCTGCCTGGTGGCCGGCGCGCCGTGCGTCGAGGCTCCAGCCGATGGAGGCGATGCGCTATGTGGAGTAG